The Rugosibacter aromaticivorans region AACCCGGTGGGCCCTAGTATTTTTAAGCGATCCCGCATGCCGGCAGGTATCGCGCTGATGAGGTTGCTGGGGTTGCCACGGGGTTTCATCGCTGGCGCCAGCACATGGTCGGGCTTTTTGCGACCCGCCATTTCCGGATTGCCGTTGACGACCACATCGCCTATGAAGCGTAAGAGACGTGTCGCGCGATCACGGCGGGGGCTAAAACGAAACAGCTCGGGGGTGTCATCGATAAATCGCGTGGTGCACTCACCCGAACGAAACAGCGGATGACGAATAACATTTTCCAGAAAATGCAGATTCGTCGCTACGCCACGGATGCGAAATTCGCGCAAGGCGCGATCCATCCGCCTGATTGCCTCGGTAGGGGTTTGGCCACGGGTGGTTACTTTGACCAGCAGGGAATCAAAAAATGGTGTGATGATCGCGCCGCTATAGGCCGTGCCACCATCCAGGCGGACGCCAAAACCGGCAGCGCTGCGGTAAGCCGTAATGGGGCCGTAATCGGGCGTGAAATTGTTTTCCGGGTCTTCCGTGGTGATGCGGCATTGCAAGGCATGGGCGAGCAGCCGTACCTCATGCTGCGCCGGCAGTCCTGAGTTTTCCTCACCCATGCGCGCGTCCTGGCTGATGCGAATTTGCGCTTTGACAATGTCGATTCCCGTGACTTCTTCGGTAACCGTGTGTTCAACCTGGATGCGCGGATTAACCTCGATGAAATAGTAATGACCTGTTTCGACATTCATCAGAAACTCGACCGTTCCGGCATGGGTGTAGTCCACTTTGCGGCACAGCTTCAAGGCGGTTTCGCACAGATCAGTGCGCGTTGCTTCGTCAAGATAAGGCGCTGGCGCGCGCTCCACGACTTTCTGGTTGCGCCGCTGCACTGAGCAGTCGCGTTCAAACAGGTGTATCAGTTGGCCATGTAGATCACCCAATACCTGTACTTCAACATGGCGGGCATGGCGTATGAGTTTTTCCAGATACATTTCATCGCTGCCAAAAGCGGCGAGCGATTCGCGCCGCCCGGCGGCGACCAATTCATCGAGTGTGGCTTCCGATTCAATGACGCGCATGCCGCGACCGCCACCACCCCAACTGGCCTTGAGCATGAGCGGATAGCCAATGTCTTGTGCTAAACGCCGCATTTGGGCAGGATCATCCGGCAAGGTGCCGGTAGCAGGAATGACAGGCACACCCGCCGCAATAGCGGCTTCACGCGCTGCCACTTTGTTGCCCAAGGTGCGCATGACCTCGGGCCGCGGGCCAATGAAAATAATGCCTTCACGCGCGCAAGCTTCGGCGAAGTCGGGGTTTTCCGAAAGAAACCCATACCCTGGGTGAATCGCATCAACTCCAGCTTCTTTGGCAACACGCAGGATGTCCTCGATATCAAGATAGGCCTCGATGGGCTTCTTGCCTTCGCCGACGAGATAGCTCTCATCCGCCTTGAAGCGGTGCAGCGCAAAGCGATCTTCATTGGCATAAATGCCCACCGTGCGGATGCCTAATTCACTGGCAGCACGCATCACGCGAATGGCTATTTCACTGCGGTTGGCAACCAGCAAGCTACGAATTTTCTTCATGGTTCAATCCAGGGGGCAAAGCGCACAGGAGAAAAAACCCATGCGAGAAAAAGAGTAGTAAAACAGGGACTGCGCATTGTACCTACAGGCTGCCTTTGCATAGAATGAGTGTGCGGCGTAAATGCGTTTTCAGTACGACTGAACAGCATGCATGGCCAGCATATTCATAAAAAATTATTGAGGATACCCATTCACCATGACAACTCTGAATCTGCTGGCTCATGTTCCCACCTTGATGCTGCTTTGTTTGGGATTAATGATGTTCGGCCTGGGCTTGTCGCTCACGCTGGCCGACTTTGTTCGCCTCAAGACGCACCCTAAAGCTGTTGTGATTGCGTTATCGCTGCAACTGATTATTCTGCCGTTGGCCTGTTACGCGCTGATCGTTTTCTTTGATTTGACGCCCATCTATGCCGTTGGCTTGATGCTTTTAGCAGCATCCCCTGGTGGAATCTCTGCCAATCTTTTCAGCCATTTGTTCGGTGGTAATCTGGCGATGAACATTTCGCTTACCGCGATCAACACCGTGCTATCGATTATTACCTTGCCGCTGATTGCCAATCTGGCGATTGAAATTTTTGCCAAAACAGGGCAAGTCGTACCCTTGCAGATGGGTAAGGTAGTTGAAGTGATTGTGCTGATAATAATACCCGTGTCGATTGGCATGCTCGCACGGGTTAAAGCACCCAGGTTTGCTGCCCGGATGGATAAGCCGATGAAAATATTCAGCGCCTTGCTGTTACTGGCATTGATGGGGTTGACACTGATGCGTGAATGGAATGCGCTATTGCAGTATTTCAGTCACTTGGGCCCTGCGGTGGTGATATTCAATTTGATCAGTTTGTTTTCTGGTTTTTACGTGAGCCGCCTGTCTGGGCTGGATAAACCGATGGCGACGGCTATCAGCTATGAGATCGGCATCCATAACGCGGCCTTGGCCATGTATATCGGCATGAAGGTGCTGAACAATCCAGGGCTGGCGCTGCCCTCGGCTATTTATTCGGCCAGCATGCTCATTATTGGGGCAATTTTTGGTTTTCTGGTGCTCGGCAGGGGTGGTAAAGCGACGGCCAGCGAAGTGCAGTTACACCGTATTTAATTACACACCCCAAACCACAGGCTTTTGTTTTTTCTGCGCCCATTCAATGAGATCAAGTAAGGGTGTGGCGCGCTGATAAAGACTGACAAAGGGGCGCTCGCCAAAGGCCCCTTTTTCTTTCAGCGGTCGCTCTTCTTCGGGCATTGCAGTGAGGCGCTGTTTGTCTTCACTAATCGCTGTTTTTAAACAGCGAATTGCTTCGGGCAATTGCTCGATGGTGATAATGCCTTGGTCAGTGGCGTCTTTGCCCATGATCTGCATCAAGCGGTGGGCAACATCACGAAACATGATGACGTCCCCCGCTGCAGCTGATTTAAACGTAATGATCATTTCTGTTTCCCTTTTTCAGTTGCAAATGTTGCAACCAGTCTAGCAGGCCTTGGGCGGGCTTTTCCCAGTCGCGCTCAAGCATCAGACCGTGCCCCATGCCGGGGAAAATATGTGCGGTGACGCCATAGGTTCGCGCGGTCATTTCAACGAGGGATGCGGCGATCAGATGGTCAAGTTCAGCGCCTTGAACAAGCAAGGGTGTGCGGCGTACAAGTCCTGTTTGCAGCAGACAGAATAGCGACATATCCCACAGAGCCCGGTGTGATTCCGGTTGCGCCATGCGATAAAAGCGTTGCAGTTGATCGACACTGACTGGCTGTGCAAACAGCGCCTCACGCAAAGAATCCAGCGCAACCTGGCCACCGCTGAGCATCGTGTTCAAATCTTTCATCAGTCCCGGCCGTGAAAACAGCAAACCCATGGCGGCAGAAAGCAAGCCTTGCGGCGGAACAGAACACATCAATACGGCGGCAGGGGTCGTGTGTTTTTCCAGATATTTCTGGACGACAAACCCGCCCATGGAGTGCCCGATCAGCACGGGTGGTGCAGGCAAACCAGCGACTGCAATTGCCACATCATTCACGTAATCGTCGATAGACAGCGTATCGAGCCTGTCGCGTCCAGGGGATGCCCCATGACCAGACAAGCTGAGCGCATGCGCGATATAACCTGCCTCGGCAAAAAACGGTAGAAAATGCTCATCCCAACACCAGGCGGCGGTGAAGGCCCCATGAATAAACAATAGCGGTGTGGCATGTGCTGCGCCAGGCGGCCGGCGCGTGAGTAGTTCATAGGGTTTTTCGTGGGGCATATTCATTTTTATTTTTCTTCGGGTACGGTTATCTAAGGGTTAATTTTTTTGATTGCATCTAGCCGCGCTGAACGCACACGAGCAGCAATCATCGATGCGAGGCGCGAGGAAGGTGAAACGAAAGACGTTTCTGTACTCTCTTTGGCGGTAGTGTTTTCCATCGCCGCCGCATCACCAGCGCGGTGCGTTCCTTCGGGAACTTTTTGGGCCGCTTCTGTGTGCTGCATGAGCTCACGCGCAATGGCCCCTGCATCAACGGTGCGCACGGCAGCCAGCGCTGCCTGCCACGCGTGTGCCTGCGGGTAGGCGCGCGCTT contains the following coding sequences:
- a CDS encoding bile acid:sodium symporter family protein yields the protein MTTLNLLAHVPTLMLLCLGLMMFGLGLSLTLADFVRLKTHPKAVVIALSLQLIILPLACYALIVFFDLTPIYAVGLMLLAASPGGISANLFSHLFGGNLAMNISLTAINTVLSIITLPLIANLAIEIFAKTGQVVPLQMGKVVEVIVLIIIPVSIGMLARVKAPRFAARMDKPMKIFSALLLLALMGLTLMREWNALLQYFSHLGPAVVIFNLISLFSGFYVSRLSGLDKPMATAISYEIGIHNAALAMYIGMKVLNNPGLALPSAIYSASMLIIGAIFGFLVLGRGGKATASEVQLHRI
- a CDS encoding DUF1840 domain-containing protein, producing MIITFKSAAAGDVIMFRDVAHRLMQIMGKDATDQGIITIEQLPEAIRCLKTAISEDKQRLTAMPEEERPLKEKGAFGERPFVSLYQRATPLLDLIEWAQKKQKPVVWGV
- a CDS encoding alpha/beta hydrolase encodes the protein MNMPHEKPYELLTRRPPGAAHATPLLFIHGAFTAAWCWDEHFLPFFAEAGYIAHALSLSGHGASPGRDRLDTLSIDDYVNDVAIAVAGLPAPPVLIGHSMGGFVVQKYLEKHTTPAAVLMCSVPPQGLLSAAMGLLFSRPGLMKDLNTMLSGGQVALDSLREALFAQPVSVDQLQRFYRMAQPESHRALWDMSLFCLLQTGLVRRTPLLVQGAELDHLIAASLVEMTARTYGVTAHIFPGMGHGLMLERDWEKPAQGLLDWLQHLQLKKGNRNDHYV